Proteins encoded within one genomic window of Cucumis sativus cultivar 9930 chromosome 3, Cucumber_9930_V3, whole genome shotgun sequence:
- the LOC105435017 gene encoding PRA1 family protein F2 — protein sequence MTNYGTIPTSSAAAANLEYISRAKQRFKDGLGHRRPWRLIADYHSFTLPSNLHDTLSRIKINLTYFRMNYAIVVLVVLFLALLWHPISLLVLFLMLSLWLFLYFLRDQPLILAGRVLEDWIILLLLSLFTLGFLFLTNATLNILIALLVGAALVLAHAAVRKTDNLYLDEEEATGLIAPGS from the coding sequence atGACCAATTACGGCACCATTCCGACCTCTTCCGCCGCCGCCGCCAACCTCGAATACATCTCTCGCGCCAAACAGCGTTTCAAAGACGGCCTCGGTCACCGCCGTCCATGGCGTCTAATCGCCGACTACCACTCCTTTACTCTCCCTTCTAACCTCCATGACACCCTCTCTCGCATCAAAATCAACCTCACTTACTTCCGTATGAACTACGCCATTGTCGTCCTCGTTGTCCTCTTCCTCGCTCTCCTCTGGCATCCCATTTCTCTCCTCGTCCTCTTCCTCATGTTATCTCTCTGGCTTTTCCTCTACTTCCTCCGCGATCAGCCTCTCATTCTCGCCGGCCGCGTTCTTGAAGATTGGATcattctcctcctcctctcccTTTTCACCCTCGGATTCTTGTTCTTGACTAACGCTACTCTCAACATTCTCATCGCTTTGCTCGTTGGCGCTGCCCTTGTTTTGGCTCACGCCGCTGTTAGAAAGACCGATAATCTTTActtggatgaagaagaagctaCTGGATTGATTGCGCCTGGATCCTGA
- the LOC101206876 gene encoding inactive protein kinase SELMODRAFT_444075, translated as MSRDLKRGKQDKGSDDVQKVIVAVKASKEIPKTALVWALTHVVQIGDCITLLVVVPSQSSGRKFWGFPRFAGDCASGHKKAHSGTSSELKCDITDSCSQMILQLHDVYDPNKINVKIKIVSGSPSGAVAAEAKRAQASWVVLDKQLKHEEKCCMEELQCNIVVMKRSQPKVLRLNLVGSPKKEPEVPSPSPSDIYEGSESHQKENNDPLDFIRGPVVTPSSSPELGTPFTATEAGTSSVSSSDPGTSPFFNSEMNGDTKKEELFVIKENKELDAASSDSDIENLSVSSASLRFQPWMTEFLSSHLQSSQHISGRSQRCDDRNQASTRNSFLLKSSKLDRESSIGMSSHRSDNDFHGDVRDAVSLSRNTPPGPPPLCSICQHKAPVFGKPPRWFSYAELELATGGFSQANFLAEGGYGSVHRGVLPDGQVVAVKQHKLASSQGDLEFCSEVEVLSCAQHRNVVMLIGFCIEEKRRLLVYEYICNGSLDSHLYGRQQEPLEWSARQKIAVGAARGLRYLHEECRVGCIVHRDMRPNNILITHDFEPLVGDFGLARWQPDGDTGVETRVIGTFGYLAPEYAQSGQITEKADVYSFGVVLVELITGRKAVDLSRPKGQQCLTEWARPLLDEFLIDELIDPRLVNSFAEHEVYCMLHAASLCIRRDPNARPRMSQVLRILEGDLVMDANYFSTPGYDVGNRSGRMWTEQQQQPQNYSGLLSDETVERFNEKVCVESLRPGYWERDKTRRTSSGSEL; from the exons ATGAGTCGGGATCTGAAGCGAGGAAAGCAGGACAAAGGTTCTGATGATGTCCAGAAGGTGATTGTCGCAGTGAAGGCTTCCAAAGAAATTCCTAAAACTGCACTGGTTTGGGCGTTGACTCATGTTGTTCAAATTGGAGATTGCATAACTCTGTTGGTTGTTGTCCCTTCTCAAAGCTCTG GTAGAAAATTCTGGGGTTTTCCGAGATTTGCTGGGGATTGTGCAAGTGGTCACAAGAAAGCTCATTCTGGAACAAGCTCGGAGCTGAAATGTGATATTACTGATTCCTGTTCACAGATGATTCTTCAGCTTCATGATGTTTATGATCCAAATAAG ataaatgtgaaaattaaaattgtttcgGGTTCACCGAGTGGGGCTGTAGCTGCTGAGGCCAAGAGAGCTCAAGCTAGCTGGGTTGTATTAGACAA ACAGCTCAAACACGAGGAGAAATGTTGCATGGAAGAGTTACAGTGCAACATTGTGGTAATGAAACGATCACAACCAAAAGTTCTTCGTTTGAACCTGGTTGGGTCTCCAAAGAAGGAACCAGAAGTTCCCTCTCCGTCACCTTCTGATATATATGAAGGGTCTGAAAGccatcaaaaagaaaataatgaccCTCTAGATTTTATACGGGGACCAGTTGTGACTCCCAGTAGCAGTCCAGAATTGGGCACACCTTTTACTGCTACTGAAGCTGGAACATCATCAGTGTCAAGCTCAGATCCTGGAACTTCACCATTTTTCAACTCTGAAATGAATGGAGACACAAAGAAGGAGGAATTGTTTGttataaaggaaaataaagaaCTTGATGCTGCTAGTTCAGACTCTGATATTGAGAATTTATCTGTGTCGTCTGCAAGTTTAAGATTCCAACCATGGATGACAGAGTTTCTAAGTTCTCATCTTCAATCCTCACAACACATTAGTGGAAGGTCACAGAGATGCGATGATAGGAATCAAGCGTCAACAAGAAATTCTTTTCTACTGAAGTCTTCTAAACTTGACAGAGAATCAAGTATTGGAATGTCAAGCCATAGAAGTGACAATGATTTTCACGGGGATGTACGAGATGCAGTTTCATTATCCAGGAACACGCCACCAGGCCCTCCTCCATTATGTTCAATATGCCAACACAAGGCACCAGTTTTTGGAAAGCCTCCAAGGTGGTTCAGCTATGCTGAACTGGAGCTTGCTACTGGTGGATTTTCACAAGCTAACTTTTTGGCTGAAGGAGGATATGGATCTGTCCACAGAGGGGTACTCCCAGATGGACAGGTGGTCGCTGTCAAGCAGCACAAACTAGCTAGTTCTCAGGGAGACCTTGAATTTTGTTCAGAAGTCGAAGTTCTTAGCTGTGCACAGCATCGAAACGTTGTTATGTTGATTGGCTTTTGTATAGAGGAGAAGAGAAGGTTGTTGGTGTATGAATACATCTGCAATGGTTCATTGGATTCTCATTTATATG GACGCCAACAAGAGCCACTTGAATGGTCTGCACGGCAAAAAATTGCCGTGGGAGCTGCAAGGGGGTTACGATATCTCCACGAAGAATGTAGAGTTGGTTGCATTGTTCATCGGGATATGCGGCCAAACAACATTCTTATCACACATGATTTTGAACCACTA GTTGGAGATTTTGGCCTTGCAAGGTGGCAGCCTGATGGAGATACCGGTGTTGAAACAAGAGTTATCGGAACATTTGG GTATTTGGCTCCAGAGTATGCTCAAAGTGGCCAAATCACAGAAAAAGCTGATGTTTATTCCTTTGGGGTTGTACTGGTGGAGCTAATTACTGGAAGAAAAGCAGTAGACCTTAGTCGGCCGAAAGGTCAACAGTGTCTCACTGAATGG GCCCGCCCCCTGCTGGATGAATTTCTCATTGATGAACTGATTGATCCAAGGTTGGTAAATAGCTTTGCAGAGCATGAAGTATACTGTATGCTGCATGCTGCATCATTATGCATCCGAAGAGATCCCAACGCAAGGCCTCGTATGTCACAG GTTTTACGAATTCTGGAAGGCGACCTCGTCATGGATGCTAATTACTTTTCCACTCCCGGATATGATGTGGGAAACCGGAGTGGTCGGATGTGGACTGAGCAACAGCAGCAGCCACAAAACTACAGTGGCTTGTTATCGGATGAGACTGTAGAAAGGTTCAATGAAAAGGTCTGTGTTGAAAGTTTAAGACCAGGTTACTGGGAAAGAGACAAGACAAGGAGGACTTCCAGTGGAAGTGAATTGTAA